From a single Streptomyces misionensis genomic region:
- a CDS encoding fumarate reductase/succinate dehydrogenase flavoprotein subunit yields the protein MPVVDRQEWDVVVVGAGGAGLRAAIEARERGARTAVICKSLFGKAHTVMAEGGIAAAMANANEHDTWQTHFRDTMRGGKFLNQWRMAELHAREAPQRVWELETWGALFDRTKDGRISQRNFGGHEYPRLAHVGDRTGLELIRTLQQRVVALQQQDFAATGDYESGLKVFQECTVTRVLKDGEPGGGRVSGVFAYDRESGRFFVLEAPAVVLATGGIGKSFKVTSNSWEYTGDGHALALLAGAPLLNMEFVQFHPTGMVWPPSVKGILVTESVRGDGGVLRNSAGERFMFDYVPDVFKDKYAESEQEADGWYDDPEHHRRPPELLPRDEVARAINAEVKAGRGSPHGGVFLDVSTRMPAEVIRRRLPSMYHQFKELADVDITAEPMEVGPTCHYVMGGVAVDSDTAAARSVPGLYAAGEVAGGMHGSNRLGGNSLSDLLVFGRRAGRYAAEYARALARERPRVNGAQVELASAEALRPFSVGAEGEAGPPENPYTLHQELQQTMNDLVGIIRREGEMEQALHKLAELRLRAGRIGIEGHRQFNPGWHLALDLRNMLLVSECVARAALERTESRGGHTREDYPGMDRGWRNVNLLCTLADHAQGRIRLTRETTAPVRPDLLALFEKEELAKYLTDEELEGGLSG from the coding sequence ATGCCCGTGGTGGACCGCCAGGAGTGGGACGTCGTCGTGGTCGGGGCCGGCGGCGCCGGGCTGCGGGCCGCGATCGAGGCGCGCGAGCGGGGCGCCCGTACGGCGGTGATCTGCAAGTCCCTGTTCGGCAAGGCGCACACGGTGATGGCCGAGGGCGGCATCGCGGCGGCGATGGCCAACGCCAACGAGCACGACACCTGGCAGACGCACTTCCGCGACACGATGCGCGGCGGCAAGTTCCTCAACCAGTGGCGCATGGCCGAGCTGCACGCCCGGGAGGCCCCGCAGCGGGTGTGGGAGCTGGAGACCTGGGGCGCGCTGTTCGACCGTACGAAGGACGGCCGGATCTCGCAGCGCAACTTCGGCGGCCACGAGTACCCGCGCCTCGCGCACGTCGGCGACCGCACCGGCCTGGAGCTGATCCGCACCCTCCAGCAGCGCGTCGTCGCGCTCCAGCAGCAGGACTTCGCCGCCACCGGGGACTACGAGTCCGGGCTCAAGGTCTTCCAGGAGTGCACCGTGACCCGGGTGCTGAAGGACGGCGAGCCGGGCGGGGGCAGGGTCTCGGGGGTCTTCGCCTACGACCGGGAGAGCGGCCGGTTCTTCGTCCTGGAAGCCCCGGCGGTGGTCCTCGCCACCGGCGGCATCGGCAAGTCCTTCAAGGTCACGTCGAACTCGTGGGAGTACACCGGCGACGGCCACGCGCTGGCCCTGCTCGCGGGCGCGCCGCTGCTGAACATGGAGTTCGTGCAGTTCCACCCGACCGGCATGGTCTGGCCGCCGTCGGTCAAGGGCATCCTGGTCACCGAGTCGGTGCGCGGCGACGGCGGCGTGCTCAGGAACTCGGCGGGCGAGCGGTTCATGTTCGACTACGTCCCGGACGTGTTCAAGGACAAGTACGCCGAGTCGGAGCAGGAGGCCGACGGGTGGTACGACGATCCGGAACACCACCGCCGCCCGCCCGAGCTGCTCCCCCGCGACGAGGTGGCCAGGGCCATCAACGCCGAGGTGAAGGCGGGCCGGGGCTCCCCGCACGGCGGGGTCTTCCTGGACGTCTCCACCCGGATGCCGGCGGAGGTGATCCGGCGGCGGCTGCCGTCCATGTACCACCAGTTCAAGGAGCTGGCGGACGTCGACATCACGGCGGAGCCGATGGAGGTCGGGCCGACCTGCCACTACGTGATGGGCGGCGTCGCCGTCGACTCGGACACGGCGGCGGCGCGCTCGGTGCCGGGGCTGTACGCGGCCGGCGAGGTGGCGGGCGGCATGCACGGCTCCAACCGGCTCGGCGGCAACTCGCTGTCGGACCTGCTGGTGTTCGGACGGCGCGCGGGCCGGTACGCGGCCGAGTACGCGCGGGCACTGGCCCGGGAGCGGCCGCGGGTGAACGGCGCGCAGGTCGAGCTGGCCTCGGCGGAGGCGCTGCGCCCCTTCTCCGTCGGGGCCGAGGGCGAGGCGGGGCCGCCGGAGAATCCGTACACCCTGCACCAGGAACTCCAGCAGACCATGAACGACCTGGTGGGCATCATCCGCCGGGAGGGCGAGATGGAGCAGGCGCTGCACAAGCTCGCCGAGCTGCGGTTGCGCGCCGGCCGGATCGGCATCGAGGGCCACCGCCAGTTCAACCCCGGCTGGCACCTGGCCCTGGACCTGCGGAACATGCTGCTGGTCAGCGAGTGTGTGGCGCGGGCGGCGCTGGAGCGGACGGAGTCGCGCGGCGGCCACACCCGGGAGGACTACCCGGGGATGGACCGCGGCTGGCGCAACGTCAACCTGCTGTGCACGCTGGCCGACCACGCCCAGGGCCGCATCCGTCTCACCCGGGAGACCACCGCCCCGGTCCGCCCGGATCTGCTCGCCCTGTTCGAGAAGGAGGAGCTGGCCAAGTACCTCACCGACGAGGAGCTGGAAGGAGGGCTGTCCGGATGA
- a CDS encoding ABC transporter family substrate-binding protein: protein MSHHGVGLRAVLRPAAFLTAGVLAVPLLAGCGSDDDVAKPLAAQDIDLVARGQVADGGTLKWAVDALPETLNTYQADADTGTTRVAQATLPSMFRMDATGRPVVNPAYLESAKVIETEPRQVVLYKLNQQAVWSDGREIGAADFVAQWRALSGKDTAYWTARNAGYDRIEKIERGANDLQVRVTFSRPYADWKSLFSPLYPKDVMGTPDAFNDGARRRLAVSAGPFKVEKVDTVAKDVVLGRNPRWWGRPAKLDRIVLHAVDRDKRVSALADGSADLADLDPADAQRIGLAARDKGDSGPLQGGKTSLSNLRAWARAHGLGAGAAEAGKEDLAKSISRYLDQQRALEALEVRKSLEPAYTQLALNGAAGPLADERVRRAVARALDRKEIARLVLTPLGLPAVPVGSHLALSGQPAYADDSGALGAQDTKAAQALLADAGWVPGGPVKDERKGQKAAGPESEQEEKSDGGRDGEYVVGEDDKGDGGGRHLAEEGRHGGAAGAYAPKGTAAPAGAKAAPLAKDGKPLALRFVLPSGPGSDTLNTVATRISAMLDRLGISTTITKVSDESYFKDHIAAGDFDLALYSWPSSAFPATDARPIYAKPLPAADGSVNVEQNYTRVGTDQVDQLFEQAATTLDEDEAAGLIKQADSRIWAAAGSIPLYQRPQLVGARKDLVNAGAFGFQTPVYEDMGFLRKGAKAPASPSRG, encoded by the coding sequence ATGTCCCACCACGGCGTCGGCCTGCGCGCGGTCCTGCGCCCGGCCGCCTTCCTCACCGCGGGCGTGCTCGCGGTGCCGCTGCTGGCCGGCTGCGGCTCGGACGACGACGTGGCCAAGCCCCTCGCCGCCCAGGACATCGACCTCGTGGCGCGCGGCCAGGTGGCCGACGGCGGCACCCTGAAGTGGGCCGTGGACGCCCTCCCGGAGACGCTGAACACCTACCAGGCCGACGCCGACACCGGCACCACCCGGGTCGCCCAGGCCACGCTGCCCTCGATGTTCCGGATGGACGCCACGGGCCGCCCGGTCGTCAACCCGGCCTACCTGGAGTCGGCCAAGGTCATCGAGACCGAGCCGCGCCAGGTGGTGCTGTACAAGCTGAACCAGCAGGCCGTCTGGAGCGACGGCCGGGAGATCGGCGCCGCCGACTTCGTCGCCCAGTGGCGGGCCCTGTCCGGCAAGGACACCGCCTACTGGACCGCCCGCAACGCCGGCTACGACCGCATCGAGAAGATCGAGCGCGGCGCGAACGACCTCCAGGTCCGGGTCACCTTCTCCCGCCCCTACGCCGACTGGAAGTCGCTGTTCTCCCCGCTGTACCCGAAGGACGTCATGGGCACCCCCGACGCCTTCAACGACGGCGCCCGCCGCAGGCTGGCCGTCAGCGCGGGCCCCTTCAAGGTGGAGAAGGTCGACACCGTCGCCAAGGACGTCGTCCTCGGCCGCAACCCCCGCTGGTGGGGCAGGCCCGCCAAGCTGGACCGGATCGTGCTGCACGCCGTGGACCGCGACAAGCGGGTGAGCGCGCTCGCCGACGGCAGCGCCGACCTCGCCGACCTCGACCCGGCCGACGCCCAGCGGATCGGGCTCGCCGCCCGCGACAAGGGCGACTCCGGCCCGCTCCAGGGCGGGAAGACCTCCCTGTCGAACCTGCGCGCCTGGGCACGCGCCCACGGCCTCGGCGCCGGCGCGGCCGAGGCCGGCAAGGAGGACCTGGCCAAGTCGATCTCCCGCTACCTGGACCAGCAGCGGGCCCTGGAGGCCCTGGAGGTCCGCAAGTCCCTGGAGCCCGCCTACACCCAGCTCGCGCTGAACGGCGCCGCGGGACCGCTCGCCGACGAACGGGTCCGCCGGGCCGTCGCCCGCGCTCTGGACCGCAAGGAGATCGCCCGCCTGGTGCTCACCCCGCTGGGCCTGCCCGCCGTCCCGGTCGGCAGCCACCTCGCGCTGTCCGGGCAGCCCGCCTACGCCGACGACAGCGGCGCGCTCGGCGCGCAGGACACCAAGGCGGCGCAGGCGCTGCTCGCGGACGCCGGCTGGGTGCCCGGCGGGCCGGTCAAGGACGAGAGGAAGGGGCAGAAGGCGGCCGGGCCGGAGAGCGAGCAGGAGGAGAAGTCCGACGGCGGCAGGGACGGCGAGTACGTCGTCGGCGAGGACGACAAGGGCGACGGGGGCGGCCGGCACCTCGCCGAGGAGGGCCGGCACGGGGGCGCGGCCGGCGCGTACGCCCCCAAGGGCACGGCCGCGCCGGCCGGTGCCAAGGCCGCGCCGCTCGCCAAGGACGGCAAGCCCCTCGCGCTCCGCTTCGTGCTGCCCTCCGGGCCCGGCTCGGACACCCTGAACACCGTCGCGACGCGGATCTCCGCGATGCTGGACCGGCTGGGGATCAGCACGACGATCACCAAGGTCTCCGACGAGAGCTACTTCAAGGACCACATCGCCGCCGGCGACTTCGACCTCGCGCTGTACTCCTGGCCGTCCTCCGCCTTCCCCGCCACGGACGCCCGGCCGATCTACGCCAAGCCGCTGCCGGCCGCCGACGGCTCGGTGAACGTCGAGCAGAACTACACGCGGGTCGGCACCGACCAGGTCGACCAGCTTTTCGAGCAGGCGGCGACCACGCTGGACGAGGACGAGGCGGCGGGCCTGATCAAGCAGGCCGACTCCCGCATCTGGGCGGCCGCGGGATCGATCCCGCTCTACCAGCGGCCCCAGCTGGTGGGCGCCCGGAAGGACCTGGTCAACGCCGGGGCGTTCGGTTTCCAGACACCGGTGTACGAGGACATGGGCTTCCTGAGGAAGGGCGCGAAGGCGCCGGCGAGCCCCTCCCGCGGCTGA